Proteins encoded together in one Mustelus asterias unplaced genomic scaffold, sMusAst1.hap1.1 HAP1_SCAFFOLD_595, whole genome shotgun sequence window:
- the LOC144487104 gene encoding uncharacterized protein LOC144487104 yields the protein MEENSTIHSGEKLYTCSVCGQDFNQSSDLSEHNCSHNRGKLWKCGDCEKGFKSPSLLEIHQRSHTGERPFTCSHCGKGFTQSSSLHIHQRTHTEERPFTCSLCGKAFNRSFSLALHKRTHTGEKPFTCSVCGKGFNQSSNLAKHQRIHSEDRPFTCSVCGKGFKASSMLTKHQRVHNGERPFSCSQCGKRFALSANLLTHQRVHTGERPFICSQCGKGFTQSSSLHIHQRTHTGERPFSCSVCGKAFSQSSNLTLHQQVHTGEKPFTCSQCGKGFARSSNLLIHLRVHTGERPLTCSQCGKRFTDSSHLLAHQRTHTGEKPFSCSQCGKGFAHSGNLWTHQRVHTGERPFIYPQCGKGFSQSSNLAIHQRIHTGERIPFTCSMCGKDFTQSSNLALHQRVHTGERPFTCSVCGKGFINSSNLVAHQRVHSGEKPFSCTDCGMSFRLSSHLLKHQRVHTGERPFSCTDCGKSFRHSVQALPSVA from the exons ATGGAAGAAAatagcaccattcacagtggagagaaactgtacacATGTTCTGTTTGTGGTcaagacttcaaccaatcatctgacctttcggaacataattgcagtcacaacagagggaaactgtggaaatgtggggactgtgagaagggattcaaatccccatccttgctggaaattcatcaacgtagtcacacaggggagaggccattcacctgctcccactgtgggaaaggattcactcagtcatccagtttacatatacaccagaggactcacactgaggagaggccattcacctgctctctgtgtgggaaggcATTCAATCGGTCATTCAGCCTAGCATTGCACAAGCGAACTCACacgggggagaaaccattcacctgctctgtgtgtgggaagggattcaatcagtcatcaaACCTAGcaaaacaccagcgaattcacagtgaggacagaccattcacttgctctgtgtgtgggaagggcttcAAAGCATCATCCATGCTAACAaaacaccagcgcgttcacaatggggagaggccattcagctgttctcaatgtgggaagagattcgcgCTCTCAGCCAACctcctgacacaccagcgagttcacactggggagaggccgttcatctgctcccagtgtgggaaaggattcactcagtcatccagcttacatatacaccaaaggacccacactggggagagaccattcagctgttctgtttgtgggaaggCATTCAGTCAGTCATCTAACCTAAcattacaccagcaagttcacactggggaaaagccattcacttgctcccagtgtgggaagggatttgctcgctCATCCAACCTCCTGATACAcctgcgagttcacactggggagaggccgttaacttgctcccagtgtgggaagcgattcactgaCTCATCTCACCTGCTGgcacaccagcgaactcacactggggagaagcctttcagctgctcccagtgtgggaagggatttgcacaCTCAGGCAATctgtggacacaccagcgagttcacactggggagagaccgttcatctatccccagtgtgggaagggattcagtcaatcatccaacctagcaatacaccaacggattcacactggggagaggat acccttcacctgctccatgtgtgggaaggatttcactcagtcatccaacctagcattacatcagcgtgttcacactggggagagaccgttcacctgctccgtgtgtgggaagggattcattaattcctctaacctagtggcacaccagcgagttcactccggggagaaaccattcagctgcactgactgtggaatgaGCTTTAGgctttcatcccacctgctgaaacaccagcgagttcacactggggagaggccattcagctgcactgactgtggaaagagcttcagacACTCAG TGCAAGCTCTACCTTCAGTTGCTTAG
- the LOC144487105 gene encoding uncharacterized protein LOC144487105 yields the protein MEKPWKCVDCGKGCRTPSQLEAHRRNHTGERPFICSQCGKGFTQSSHLQSHQLRHTGEKPFTCSQCGEGFTRSTNLQSHQRVHTGERPFTCSQCGQGFIQFCSLQTHQRVHTGERPFTCSQCGKGFTRSSHLQRHQRVHTGESPFTCSQCGKGFTQPSHLQRHQRIHTGERPFTCSQCGKGFTQSSNLRTHERVHTGERPFTCSQCGQEFTQLCTLQTHQLVHTGERPFTCSQCGKGFTRLSTLRTHQQVHTGERPFTCSQCGKGFSVSSQLLRHQQVHE from the coding sequence atggagaaaccatggaaatgtgtggactgtgggaagggatgcagaaccccatctcagctggaagctcatcggcgcaaccacactggggagaggccgttcatctgctctcagtgtggaaagggattcactcagtcatcccacctgcaatcacaccagctacgtcacacaggggagaagccgttcacctgctctcagtgtggggagggattcactcggtcaaccaacctgcagtcacaccagcgagttcacactggggagagaccattcacctgctctcagtgtgggcagggattcattcagttctgcagcctgcagacacaccagcgagttcacactggagagaggccattcacctgctctcagtgtgggaagggattcactcggtcatcccacctgcagagacaccagcgagttcacactggggagagtccattcacctgctctcagtgtgggaagggattcactcagccatcccacctgcagagacaccaacgcattcacactggggagaggccgttcacctgctctcagtgtgggaagggattcactcagtcatccaacctgcggacacacgaacgagttcacactggggagagaccgttcacctgctctcagtgtgggcaagaattcactcagttatgcaccctgcagacacaccagttagttcacactggggagaggccattcacctgctctcagtgtgggaagggattcactcggttatccaccctgcggacgcaccagcaagttcacactggggagaggccgttcacctgctctcagtgtgggaagggtttcagcgtttcatcccagctgctgagacatcaacaggttcacgagtga